One Rhodobacteraceae bacterium M385 genomic region harbors:
- a CDS encoding PspA/IM30 family protein has protein sequence MFKTLTTLVNGANARAEERVRDHYSIELIDQKIREADASLKAAKFSLASLIQRERSEARQVEALSNRIADLTQRAKLALVDGREDMATEAAGAIAQLENELTLRHTTVERLETRILKLRHSVEGATRRITDLKQGAIAARAAKKEADIQKHLGRHVSQDTAFEEAEELIARVLNRDDPFEQTQILREIDEGLDRSDMTERLSAAGYGAPLKSTAQDVLQRLRADK, from the coding sequence ATGTTCAAAACTCTGACAACCTTGGTGAATGGCGCCAATGCCCGCGCAGAAGAGCGGGTGCGGGACCATTACAGCATTGAATTAATTGACCAAAAAATCCGCGAGGCCGACGCGAGCCTGAAGGCGGCCAAGTTCTCTCTGGCGTCGCTGATCCAGCGCGAACGCTCGGAAGCGCGGCAGGTAGAGGCGCTTTCAAACCGGATTGCGGACCTGACCCAGCGCGCAAAATTGGCGCTGGTCGATGGCCGCGAGGACATGGCGACAGAGGCGGCGGGCGCGATTGCGCAGTTGGAAAACGAGCTGACCCTGCGCCACACCACGGTCGAGCGTCTGGAGACGCGCATATTGAAGCTGCGCCATTCTGTGGAAGGCGCGACACGGCGGATTACTGATTTAAAACAAGGCGCTATCGCGGCCCGGGCAGCGAAGAAAGAAGCCGATATTCAAAAGCATCTGGGCCGCCACGTTTCCCAAGACACCGCATTTGAAGAGGCGGAGGAACTAATTGCCCGCGTCCTGAACCGCGATGATCCATTCGAGCAGACGCAGATCCTGCGCGAAATCGACGAGGGGCTGGACCGCTCGGACATGACCGAACGCCTTAGCGCCGCAGGCTATGGCGCCCCCCTGAAATCAACCGCTCAGGACGTTCTGCAACGTCTGCGCGCCGACAAATAA
- a CDS encoding TetR/AcrR family transcriptional regulator has protein sequence MAGKVEARKAALREKLIDLAEAQIEAEGLASLRARELARQAGCAVGAIYTHFEDLNALTLEVNGRTFTRLGASVAEAVAQGQGQPPNARLIAMSHAYLEFARTHPKLWRALFDVEMRSDGPVPKWYGTAMGQLFAYITEPLTEIFPDSNASELDLMTRTLFSSVHGIVLLGLENRISGVPGEQLKTMIRLLLEQVGQNK, from the coding sequence ATGGCGGGAAAAGTTGAGGCGCGCAAAGCGGCACTGCGGGAAAAGCTGATTGATTTGGCCGAGGCGCAGATCGAGGCAGAGGGGCTTGCATCGCTGCGTGCGCGGGAGTTGGCGCGGCAGGCCGGATGTGCCGTGGGCGCAATTTATACGCATTTTGAAGACCTTAACGCGTTAACCTTGGAAGTTAACGGGCGCACCTTCACCCGGTTAGGCGCATCAGTGGCCGAGGCTGTGGCGCAAGGGCAGGGACAGCCGCCCAACGCGCGGCTGATTGCCATGTCTCACGCTTACTTGGAATTTGCGCGTACACATCCAAAGCTGTGGCGCGCCCTTTTTGATGTGGAAATGCGCAGCGATGGGCCGGTGCCAAAATGGTACGGCACCGCGATGGGGCAGCTTTTTGCTTACATTACAGAGCCTTTGACCGAAATCTTCCCCGATTCTAACGCCTCCGAATTGGATCTGATGACTCGCACATTGTTTTCCAGCGTCCACGGAATCGTGCTTTTGGGCCTGGAAAACCGCATTTCCGGCGTGCCGGGAGAGCAACTAAAGACCATGATCCGCTTGCTTCTGGAGCAGGTCGGTCAAAATAAATGA
- a CDS encoding fatty acid desaturase: protein MHATSSLPEITPTYRQEAEREIRRFTRDWTKRDNRLAAISYFGTLAAYFVTLALALWAWPMAWLVVPLIVVNAFTGVRLYVLQHDMGHNSLFTTSKLNTVAGHGLSIFTLTPFSVMQHNHNAHHSHLGNLEERDTTEIFTMTVAEWQDASPWTRLWYRLYRNPALMVPFGGVFTYALAYRWPKNTAKVAPVQVSLHNLGLALWIAALWAVAGVPALIIYAGTVFTAGCIGVFLVYLQHNFEDTWWDRKPDLNPARAALQGSSALDLGWWFDLAVANITYHDIHHFNANIPSYRLRRCHLALREKYDVQTIGWAEALRSFTLKLWDEKQERLVPFPKRRPTPSSAIPAE, encoded by the coding sequence ATGCATGCCACATCGTCCCTTCCCGAGATCACCCCAACCTACCGTCAAGAGGCGGAGCGAGAGATTCGCCGCTTCACCCGCGACTGGACAAAACGCGACAACCGACTGGCTGCGATCAGCTATTTCGGCACGCTCGCCGCATATTTCGTAACGCTCGCTTTGGCGTTGTGGGCGTGGCCGATGGCGTGGTTGGTGGTCCCGTTGATCGTGGTTAACGCCTTCACCGGCGTGCGCCTATACGTGTTGCAGCACGACATGGGCCATAACTCCCTTTTCACGACGTCAAAGCTAAATACTGTTGCAGGTCATGGGCTTAGCATCTTCACCCTGACGCCGTTCTCGGTCATGCAGCATAACCACAACGCCCATCACAGCCATCTGGGCAACCTCGAAGAGCGCGATACGACCGAGATTTTCACCATGACCGTTGCCGAATGGCAGGACGCTAGTCCCTGGACGCGCCTGTGGTATCGGCTCTATCGCAATCCCGCGCTGATGGTGCCGTTTGGCGGCGTGTTTACCTATGCGCTGGCCTACCGTTGGCCCAAGAACACTGCGAAAGTCGCGCCCGTGCAGGTCAGCTTGCACAATCTGGGCCTTGCCCTTTGGATCGCAGCCCTATGGGCCGTCGCGGGCGTGCCCGCTCTGATTATCTATGCAGGCACAGTGTTTACCGCCGGGTGCATCGGGGTTTTCCTTGTGTATCTGCAACATAATTTTGAGGATACTTGGTGGGATCGAAAGCCCGATCTGAACCCGGCCCGCGCCGCCCTTCAGGGATCATCGGCGCTGGATCTGGGGTGGTGGTTTGATTTGGCGGTCGCGAACATCACCTATCATGATATTCACCACTTCAACGCCAATATTCCCAGCTACCGCCTGCGTCGCTGCCACCTAGCCCTGCGCGAGAAATATGACGTGCAAACAATCGGTTGGGCCGAGGCGTTGCGCTCTTTCACCTTGAAGCTATGGGACGAGAAGCAAGAGCGTTTAGTGCCTTTCCCCAAGCGCCGCCCCACGCCCTCCTCCGCGATACCGGCTGAATAG
- a CDS encoding TetR/AcrR family transcriptional regulator: MARTQGSHSVTTGPKVRAVALRLFAQHGFAAVSMRQIAREVGVQAGALYLYTPDKQALLFELMRGHMEELLADWSPPGGGPLAELEDFARHHIRFHLDRPDLVFIAYMELRNLTPENFAVIEKLRGSYEARLENILRAGVADGVFDVADLRLATMGLISMLTGVTTWFRDDGRLTRADVEVIYWDMVRRAVGTASGGAPLRAP, from the coding sequence ATGGCACGCACCCAAGGCAGTCACTCCGTCACCACAGGCCCCAAGGTCCGCGCGGTCGCATTGCGGCTGTTTGCGCAACACGGATTTGCCGCCGTCTCCATGCGCCAGATCGCGCGGGAAGTGGGGGTTCAGGCCGGGGCGCTCTATCTCTATACCCCTGATAAACAGGCGCTTTTGTTCGAACTGATGCGCGGCCATATGGAAGAGCTTCTGGCCGATTGGAGCCCGCCCGGCGGTGGCCCCTTGGCCGAGTTGGAGGACTTCGCCCGCCACCATATTCGCTTCCACCTCGACCGCCCGGACCTTGTTTTCATCGCCTATATGGAACTTCGCAACCTGACGCCCGAGAACTTTGCGGTGATCGAAAAGCTGCGCGGCAGCTACGAGGCGCGGTTGGAGAATATCCTGCGTGCCGGGGTGGCCGATGGCGTTTTTGACGTGGCGGACCTGCGGTTGGCGACGATGGGGCTGATTTCCATGCTGACCGGCGTGACCACTTGGTTCCGGGACGACGGCCGCCTGACGCGGGCCGATGTGGAGGTGATCTATTGGGACATGGTGCGCCGCGCCGTGGGCACGGCGAGCGGGGGCGCCCCGCTTCGGGCCCCCTGA
- a CDS encoding homoserine dehydrogenase, which produces MTDTLRLGIAGLGTVGIGVVKIVQRQAALLKARTGKEIVISAVSARSRDKDRGANLSAYAWEDDPVALAKRDDVDVFLELMGGDDGPAKLATEAALAAGKDVVSANKALLAHHGQALAELAEEKGAALRYEAAVAGGIPVIKALTEGLAGNRITRVMGVMNGTCNYILTRMDEAGLSYQEAFDEADGLGYLEADPNLDVGGIDAGHKLALLSSIAFGTRVAFDDMRLEGIGAVSIDDIRRAGDLGYKIKLLGVAQMTGRGLEQRMTPCLVPATSPLGQLVGGTNMVVIEGDAVEQIVLRGPGAGEGPTASAVVGDICDIARGLRLPIFGQPAASLKTAPPANSESPARFYLRMELVDKPGALAKVATALGENGISIDRMRQYDHDGTNAPVLIVTHKSARPDLDAALAALPTTGVLADTPVALRIEDV; this is translated from the coding sequence ATGACCGACACTCTCAGACTTGGTATCGCAGGGCTTGGCACTGTGGGCATTGGCGTGGTGAAAATCGTCCAGCGTCAGGCAGCGTTACTGAAAGCTCGGACCGGCAAAGAGATTGTCATTTCAGCCGTTTCCGCCCGGTCTCGCGATAAGGACCGCGGCGCGAACCTGTCGGCCTACGCGTGGGAAGATGACCCGGTGGCCTTGGCCAAACGCGACGATGTGGACGTGTTCCTAGAGCTGATGGGCGGCGACGATGGCCCCGCCAAGCTGGCAACAGAAGCGGCGCTGGCGGCGGGCAAAGACGTGGTGTCCGCCAACAAGGCGCTGCTGGCCCACCACGGGCAGGCGCTGGCGGAGCTGGCCGAAGAAAAGGGTGCAGCCCTGCGGTACGAAGCGGCTGTCGCAGGCGGCATTCCGGTGATCAAAGCCTTGACAGAAGGGCTTGCTGGAAACCGGATCACCCGAGTCATGGGCGTGATGAACGGCACCTGTAACTATATCCTGACCCGCATGGATGAGGCGGGCCTGTCCTATCAGGAGGCCTTTGATGAGGCCGATGGCTTGGGTTATCTGGAGGCTGATCCGAACCTTGACGTGGGCGGCATCGACGCGGGCCATAAGCTCGCCCTGCTGTCCTCTATCGCCTTTGGCACGCGCGTGGCCTTTGATGATATGCGTCTGGAAGGCATCGGTGCGGTCTCCATTGATGATATCCGCCGTGCGGGTGATTTGGGGTATAAAATCAAACTGTTGGGCGTGGCTCAGATGACAGGACGCGGGTTGGAACAGCGCATGACGCCTTGCCTTGTGCCCGCGACCTCGCCGCTGGGGCAACTGGTGGGCGGCACGAATATGGTGGTGATCGAGGGCGACGCGGTCGAACAAATCGTGCTACGCGGCCCCGGCGCCGGCGAAGGCCCCACGGCGAGTGCTGTGGTTGGTGACATCTGCGATATCGCCCGTGGATTGCGCTTGCCGATCTTTGGGCAACCGGCCGCCAGCCTGAAGACCGCGCCGCCTGCGAATTCCGAAAGCCCGGCACGCTTTTACCTGCGCATGGAGCTAGTCGACAAACCCGGCGCCTTGGCGAAGGTGGCGACGGCCTTGGGCGAAAACGGTATCTCTATCGACCGGATGCGCCAATACGATCACGATGGCACCAACGCGCCTGTCCTGATCGTGACCCACAAGAGCGCCCGCCCTGATCTGGACGCCGCCTTGGCCGCCTTGCCCACAACGGGCGTGCTTGCCGATACGCCTGTGGCGCTTCGGATCGAAGACGTCTGA
- a CDS encoding alkaline phosphatase family protein, protein MVNRILGPLLILDHVVRGRMHLAAVFVAPPGQPVPPVRVAGTDVPVQPLLAYGAAQLWRARFAVRADAPSFYEWDGTRFDLTSDLNGDLRLAFASCNGEEHGDMDRDEGERNVMWAKLAQEHRRTPFALLLHGGDQVYADEVTHGHPMSERWPNEIPRDPLPHDIDELRDHLRERFMERYTAQLAQADYAWLVARVPSLAQWDDHDICDGWGSLPRSRTYSPVGQTLFEVAKEAALAFQHGTVAGDLSPRFTDPEGYHLNWAVELPGLRLLGPDLRSERTRRQVLGDGGWADIEAQAGTPYKGRTLVVSSVPLLGPRLSILEALMVVIPKMQEYEDDLRDQWQSRAHRDSWRRMLRAMMQIQERDGQDVTILSGEIHLATRATMAVGRSQVLNQLVASGITHRPPPRLWARTLGALSRLGESPLPGHRIRIRRIPGQKLRYVADRNMLVLERSGSDWSAIWHFEKSGPSPALPI, encoded by the coding sequence ATGGTTAACCGCATCCTCGGGCCTTTGTTGATCCTGGATCATGTCGTCCGGGGCCGGATGCATCTGGCGGCTGTATTCGTGGCCCCTCCGGGGCAACCCGTCCCTCCGGTCCGGGTGGCGGGCACTGACGTGCCCGTGCAGCCGCTTCTCGCCTACGGCGCGGCGCAGCTGTGGCGGGCACGCTTCGCTGTGCGCGCTGATGCGCCCTCATTTTATGAATGGGACGGGACGCGGTTTGACCTGACCTCGGACCTCAACGGCGATCTGCGGCTGGCCTTTGCCTCGTGCAATGGCGAGGAACATGGCGACATGGACCGCGATGAAGGCGAGCGAAACGTGATGTGGGCCAAGTTGGCACAAGAGCACCGCCGCACGCCCTTTGCCCTGCTGCTGCACGGGGGCGATCAGGTCTATGCCGACGAGGTGACCCACGGCCACCCAATGTCCGAGCGGTGGCCCAACGAAATCCCCCGTGATCCCCTGCCCCACGATATCGACGAGTTGCGCGACCATCTGCGCGAGCGTTTCATGGAACGCTACACCGCCCAATTGGCGCAGGCGGATTACGCTTGGCTGGTGGCACGGGTGCCGTCGCTGGCGCAATGGGACGACCATGATATTTGCGATGGCTGGGGGTCTCTGCCGCGGTCACGGACGTACTCTCCGGTGGGGCAGACCTTGTTTGAGGTCGCGAAAGAGGCCGCATTGGCCTTCCAGCATGGCACCGTAGCGGGCGATCTGTCGCCGCGCTTTACCGACCCTGAGGGGTATCACCTGAATTGGGCCGTAGAGCTGCCCGGATTGAGGTTGCTTGGCCCCGACCTGCGATCCGAGCGCACCCGCAGGCAAGTTTTGGGCGACGGCGGGTGGGCCGACATAGAGGCGCAGGCGGGGACCCCGTATAAAGGGCGCACGCTGGTCGTCTCCTCGGTGCCGCTGTTGGGGCCACGCCTGTCGATACTCGAGGCGCTGATGGTCGTGATCCCCAAAATGCAGGAGTATGAGGACGACCTGCGCGACCAATGGCAAAGCCGTGCCCATCGCGATAGCTGGCGGCGGATGTTGCGGGCGATGATGCAGATACAGGAACGCGACGGGCAGGACGTGACGATCTTATCAGGCGAAATCCATCTTGCGACACGGGCCACAATGGCCGTGGGCAGGAGCCAAGTGCTGAACCAACTGGTGGCCTCGGGCATCACGCACCGCCCGCCGCCCCGGCTGTGGGCTCGCACCCTTGGGGCCCTGTCGCGATTGGGGGAATCGCCCCTTCCCGGCCACCGCATCCGTATCCGCCGCATCCCCGGCCAGAAACTGCGCTATGTGGCGGACCGCAATATGTTGGTGCTGGAACGGAGCGGCAGTGACTGGTCAGCAATCTGGCACTTTGAGAAGAGCGGCCCCTCTCCTGCACTGCCGATCTGA
- the glpX gene encoding class II fructose-bisphosphatase, producing the protein MPKTDFNDRTLSLGLARVSEAAAIASALWIGRGDEKAADQAAVNAMREQLNKLDIKGVVVIGEGERDEAPMLFIGEEVGSGTGPDVDIALDPLEGTTLTAKDMPNALTVIAMGPRGSMLHAPDVYMEKLAIGPGYPENIVSLDQTPAERVRLLAAAKQCTTADITVCVLDRPRHEDMIAELRETGAAIRLITDGDVAGVIHCAEAEQTGIDMYMGLGGAPEGVLAAAALKCMGGQMWGRLVFRNDDEKGRAAKAGIKDLDRIYSRDDMVTEDVIFAATGVTDGSILPGIKREPGHLTTETILMRSKTGSVRRMSYRNPRT; encoded by the coding sequence ATGCCCAAAACTGATTTCAACGACCGTACGCTTTCTTTGGGCCTTGCCCGTGTGTCCGAGGCGGCGGCGATTGCCTCGGCGCTTTGGATCGGACGTGGCGACGAAAAGGCCGCGGATCAGGCGGCGGTGAACGCGATGCGCGAACAGCTTAATAAGTTGGACATCAAAGGCGTTGTCGTCATCGGTGAGGGCGAGCGGGACGAAGCCCCCATGCTGTTCATCGGCGAGGAAGTCGGCAGTGGCACGGGGCCGGACGTGGATATCGCGCTGGACCCGCTGGAAGGCACCACGCTAACCGCGAAAGATATGCCCAACGCCCTGACGGTGATCGCCATGGGGCCGCGCGGCTCCATGTTGCATGCACCTGATGTATATATGGAAAAACTGGCTATCGGGCCGGGTTACCCCGAAAACATCGTTTCGCTGGACCAAACCCCGGCCGAGCGTGTGCGCCTTCTGGCGGCCGCCAAGCAATGCACGACGGCGGATATCACGGTTTGCGTTTTGGACCGCCCGCGCCACGAGGACATGATTGCAGAGCTGCGTGAAACGGGCGCCGCGATCCGCCTGATTACCGACGGCGACGTGGCCGGTGTGATCCATTGCGCCGAGGCCGAACAGACCGGCATCGACATGTATATGGGCCTTGGTGGCGCGCCTGAGGGCGTGCTGGCCGCTGCTGCGCTGAAATGCATGGGCGGGCAGATGTGGGGCCGCCTCGTGTTCCGCAATGACGATGAAAAGGGCCGCGCGGCAAAAGCTGGGATCAAGGATCTGGATCGCATCTATTCGCGCGATGATATGGTTACCGAGGACGTGATTTTCGCGGCCACAGGCGTCACCGATGGCTCTATCCTGCCGGGCATCAAACGCGAGCCGGGGCATCTGACGACTGAAACGATCCTGATGCGCTCGAAGACCGGCTCTGTCCGGCGGATGAGCTACCGCAACCCTCGTACCTAA
- a CDS encoding cysteine hydrolase, which translates to MASALILIDIQQGFDSPVWGARNNPGAEDNAARLLAAWRKASAPICHVRHLSTTPGSPLVGQGAEIMAKVAPMGDEPVFEKSVNSAFIGTELEQHLTHSSIGDVVICGLTTPHCVSTTTRMAANLGFGVRLAHDACASFAGNSDTGWAEGMAALTPQVIHDTAISHLHGEFARAMTTDAILLEGP; encoded by the coding sequence ATGGCGTCTGCGCTGATCCTGATCGACATCCAGCAGGGCTTTGACAGCCCCGTCTGGGGTGCGCGCAACAACCCCGGGGCCGAGGATAATGCTGCCCGTCTGCTGGCCGCCTGGCGCAAAGCCTCGGCCCCGATTTGCCACGTGCGCCACCTGAGCACGACGCCGGGAAGCCCCTTGGTGGGCCAAGGGGCGGAAATCATGGCGAAAGTCGCGCCTATGGGCGATGAACCGGTGTTCGAGAAATCCGTTAACTCTGCCTTTATCGGGACCGAGCTAGAACAACACCTGACCCATTCCTCCATCGGGGATGTGGTGATTTGCGGGCTGACCACGCCCCATTGTGTGTCCACCACGACGCGCATGGCCGCCAACCTTGGGTTCGGCGTGCGATTGGCCCATGACGCCTGCGCATCCTTCGCGGGCAATTCCGACACCGGATGGGCCGAGGGTATGGCCGCGCTGACGCCGCAAGTGATCCACGACACGGCCATCAGCCACCTGCACGGCGAATTTGCCCGCGCGATGACGACGGACGCAATCCTGTTGGAAGGCCCATGA
- the recJ gene encoding single-stranded-DNA-specific exonuclease RecJ: MSSFLGVETSLTGRRWVGPSDETERLTQTLIQRADVEPAVAAILARRGVQPEEVTSFLAPALRDLLPDPMSLKDMESAATRLVAAAQNNERIAIFADYDVDGGSSAALLIWWLRALGRKATLYIPDRIDEGYGPNDEAMAALARDHDLIICVDCGTLSHGPIAAAKGADVMVLDHHLATAELPDCVAVVNPNRQDEDGASGHLCAAGVVFMVLVDANRRMRATGVQGPDLMGLLDLVALATVADVAPLIGVNRALVVQGLKVMARRQRPGLVALADVGRLDRAPTSYHLGFVLGPRVNAGGRIGAADLGARCLSTDSVTEAEKIAAQLDSLNTDRREIEQRVREAALAQAEARGLEAPLVWAAEDGWHPGVVGIVASRLKDHTRRPAIVIGFDGDDGKGSGRSVAGVDLGASIQKLAAEGLIQKGGGHKMAAGLSLSRAQLEPAMERLTELLAKQGAGTGGPGDLRLDGTLMPSAATPELIEKIEAAGPYGAGAPAPRFALPALRIRHTRPVGESHLKLTLTDGGPVTLDAICFDAVRSGLDELQAHNGRAVHVAGRVELNHWQGRTRVQLRLDDAAWAPE; this comes from the coding sequence ATGAGCAGCTTTCTGGGGGTGGAGACTTCCCTGACGGGACGCCGGTGGGTTGGCCCCTCGGACGAAACCGAACGCCTCACCCAAACGCTGATCCAACGGGCCGATGTGGAGCCTGCCGTGGCCGCGATTCTGGCCCGGCGCGGCGTGCAACCGGAAGAGGTCACAAGTTTCCTCGCCCCTGCCCTGCGCGATCTGCTGCCCGATCCGATGAGCCTGAAGGATATGGAGTCCGCCGCCACAAGGCTGGTGGCCGCCGCCCAAAATAATGAGCGCATCGCGATTTTCGCGGATTACGACGTGGATGGCGGGTCTTCCGCCGCTTTGTTGATCTGGTGGCTGCGTGCTTTGGGGCGGAAGGCGACGCTCTATATCCCAGACCGGATTGACGAAGGCTACGGCCCAAATGATGAGGCCATGGCCGCGCTGGCCCGTGACCACGATCTGATTATCTGCGTTGATTGCGGGACGCTGTCCCACGGGCCGATTGCGGCCGCCAAGGGCGCGGATGTGATGGTTCTGGACCACCACCTTGCCACGGCAGAGCTGCCCGATTGCGTGGCCGTGGTGAACCCCAACAGACAGGACGAGGACGGGGCCAGCGGGCACCTTTGCGCGGCGGGTGTTGTCTTTATGGTGCTGGTGGATGCCAACCGCCGGATGCGGGCGACTGGTGTGCAAGGCCCTGATCTTATGGGGCTTCTGGACCTCGTGGCTCTGGCCACCGTGGCCGATGTGGCCCCACTGATCGGGGTAAACCGGGCGCTTGTGGTGCAGGGCCTGAAAGTGATGGCACGGCGGCAACGCCCCGGCCTTGTGGCCCTGGCAGATGTGGGGCGGCTGGACCGTGCGCCCACGTCGTACCACCTGGGCTTCGTACTTGGCCCCCGCGTGAATGCAGGCGGGCGGATTGGTGCGGCGGACTTGGGCGCGCGGTGCCTGTCCACCGATAGCGTGACTGAGGCCGAGAAGATCGCGGCGCAACTCGATAGCCTCAACACTGACCGGAGAGAGATTGAACAACGGGTGCGCGAAGCGGCGCTGGCGCAGGCCGAGGCCCGGGGACTGGAAGCGCCGCTGGTATGGGCCGCCGAAGATGGCTGGCACCCCGGTGTTGTGGGCATCGTCGCCAGCCGCCTGAAAGACCACACCCGGCGCCCGGCGATTGTGATCGGCTTTGACGGCGACGATGGCAAAGGCTCGGGCCGTTCTGTCGCGGGGGTGGACCTTGGCGCCTCGATCCAGAAGCTCGCGGCCGAGGGGCTGATCCAGAAGGGCGGCGGTCACAAGATGGCCGCGGGCCTGTCACTGAGTCGCGCTCAACTGGAGCCAGCGATGGAGCGGCTGACAGAATTGCTCGCCAAACAGGGCGCGGGCACCGGCGGGCCCGGAGATTTGCGACTAGACGGCACGTTGATGCCATCGGCGGCGACGCCCGAGTTAATCGAGAAGATCGAGGCCGCTGGCCCCTATGGCGCCGGCGCTCCGGCCCCGCGATTCGCGCTGCCCGCCCTTCGTATCCGCCACACGCGCCCGGTGGGAGAAAGCCATTTGAAGCTGACCCTGACCGACGGCGGCCCTGTAACCCTTGACGCCATCTGCTTTGATGCGGTGCGTTCCGGCCTTGATGAATTGCAAGCCCACAATGGCCGCGCGGTCCATGTGGCAGGTCGCGTAGAGCTAAACCATTGGCAGGGTCGCACCCGTGTTCAGCTGCGACTGGACGACGCTGCATGGGCCCCAGAATGA
- a CDS encoding alpha-glucosidase codes for MAEWWRDAVIYQIYPRSYQDSTGNGVGDLAGITRRLPHVAELGADCIWLSPIFQSPQADMGYDVSDYLAVDPLFGTLEDFDRLIDVAHGLGLKVITDQVLSHTSDQHEWFKASRKDRTNDKADWYVWADPLPDGAPPTNWHSHFGGPAWEFDPQRGQYYLHNFLASQPDLNFHNPDVQDAILETAKFWLDRGLDGFRLDTVNYYVHDAKLRSNPPAQAKPQVMATDLYGMQDNIYNKTRPENVAFLERLRALTDQYEGIMMVGEVGEMGHRSIEIMGEYTKGSDRLHMAYSFAMLGPDFTAEHFRNCIEGFQQGAPDGHPYWSFSNHDVPRQVSRWAEYATSDDAMARFACAMLMAFEGTIGIYQGEELGQLETEMEFHELTDPPAIRYWPGVKGRDGCRTPMVWEADAPNAGFSTGKPWLPVKAPQAARAVDQQGEGSVLAFYKDTIAFRKSSDALSHGATEFLNLPEPILGFRRVGAQVLTCLFNLSPEPVTLHVGDAAKLSGPFAASLDGTTLTLPGNGFAYVADAKEVSAL; via the coding sequence ATGGCCGAATGGTGGCGCGACGCGGTAATTTATCAAATCTATCCGCGGTCTTATCAGGATAGTACCGGCAACGGCGTCGGCGATCTGGCGGGAATCACGCGGCGCTTGCCCCATGTGGCAGAGCTTGGCGCAGACTGCATTTGGCTGTCGCCCATTTTTCAAAGCCCGCAGGCGGATATGGGTTATGACGTGTCCGATTACCTGGCCGTCGACCCGCTTTTCGGCACGCTCGAGGACTTTGACCGGCTGATCGACGTCGCCCACGGCCTCGGCTTGAAGGTTATCACGGACCAAGTTCTGTCCCATACCTCGGACCAGCACGAATGGTTCAAAGCCTCTCGCAAGGACCGCACCAACGATAAGGCAGATTGGTACGTTTGGGCCGACCCGCTGCCCGATGGTGCGCCGCCCACCAACTGGCACAGCCACTTTGGCGGGCCCGCTTGGGAGTTTGACCCACAGCGGGGGCAGTATTACTTGCACAACTTCCTTGCCTCGCAGCCCGATCTGAATTTCCATAACCCGGATGTTCAAGACGCGATCCTAGAGACCGCGAAGTTCTGGCTGGATCGGGGGCTGGATGGATTCCGGCTCGATACGGTCAACTACTATGTTCACGACGCCAAGCTCCGCTCTAACCCGCCCGCACAAGCCAAACCGCAGGTCATGGCGACCGACCTCTATGGGATGCAGGACAACATCTACAACAAAACCCGGCCTGAGAACGTCGCCTTCCTGGAACGTCTTCGCGCCCTGACGGACCAATATGAAGGCATCATGATGGTGGGCGAAGTGGGCGAGATGGGCCACCGCTCGATCGAGATCATGGGCGAATACACCAAGGGCAGCGACCGCCTTCACATGGCTTACAGCTTCGCCATGCTTGGCCCCGATTTCACCGCCGAACACTTCCGTAACTGCATCGAAGGCTTCCAGCAGGGCGCGCCCGACGGGCATCCCTATTGGTCCTTCTCCAACCACGATGTCCCGCGCCAAGTGAGCCGTTGGGCGGAATACGCCACCAGTGACGACGCCATGGCCCGTTTCGCTTGCGCCATGTTGATGGCGTTTGAGGGCACGATTGGCATCTATCAGGGCGAGGAGTTAGGCCAGCTGGAAACCGAAATGGAATTCCACGAGCTGACCGACCCGCCCGCCATTCGCTACTGGCCCGGTGTTAAGGGCCGCGATGGCTGCCGGACACCAATGGTATGGGAAGCGGACGCGCCCAATGCGGGTTTCTCGACCGGTAAACCTTGGTTGCCGGTGAAGGCGCCTCAGGCCGCGCGAGCCGTCGATCAGCAGGGGGAGGGCAGCGTGCTGGCGTTCTACAAGGACACCATCGCCTTCCGCAAATCCAGCGACGCGCTTAGCCATGGCGCGACCGAATTCCTGAACCTGCCCGAGCCGATCCTCGGCTTCCGGCGCGTAGGGGCGCAGGTGCTGACCTGCCTGTTCAACCTCTCGCCCGAGCCTGTGACGTTGCACGTGGGCGACGCAGCGAAGCTGTCCGGCCCCTTTGCGGCCAGCTTGGACGGCACAACCCTCACGCTGCCCGGCAATGGCTTTGCCTATGTCGCAGATGCAAAAGAGGTGTCAGCGCTTTAA